A genomic window from Candidatus Andeanibacterium colombiense includes:
- a CDS encoding YihY/virulence factor BrkB family protein: MPPPTDPRLEATRPTDHSQAEQFKRPDKTVPDYSPEARRKAAKLRARDPMLPAIERPTGVKRALQVAKQALAGTWNDGFIHAGNLAYVTLFAIFPFFIFGAALFSLLGEDADRSVAINSVLRALPSNVAEAIAPDARTVINARSGWLLAFGAAASLWTVGGLVETIRDILRRAYGTRPTRSFWWYRLTSAGIIVGAVLLLVAGLLTQVLIGAIEEAIDVWFPQLLHVVDALALSRIVPVAAVYCSIFLLFLSLTPHRYRGKRYHKWPGALLVTLWWLGVTIAFPPLLRSLFSYSLTYGSLAGIMITLFFFWLIGLGMVAGAELNAVLAVSPEEESAGMVQDNEQEKAR; encoded by the coding sequence ATGCCTCCACCGACGGATCCACGCCTCGAAGCCACGCGACCGACCGACCACAGTCAAGCCGAGCAGTTCAAACGCCCGGACAAGACGGTCCCGGATTATTCCCCCGAAGCGCGCCGGAAGGCGGCCAAGCTGCGCGCGCGCGATCCGATGTTGCCTGCGATCGAGCGGCCGACCGGGGTCAAGCGCGCGCTGCAGGTGGCGAAACAGGCACTCGCCGGCACCTGGAACGACGGCTTCATCCACGCGGGCAATCTGGCCTATGTCACGCTGTTCGCGATCTTCCCGTTCTTCATCTTCGGCGCGGCGCTGTTCTCGCTGCTGGGCGAGGATGCGGATCGCTCGGTCGCGATCAATTCGGTGCTGCGCGCGCTGCCGAGCAATGTCGCCGAAGCGATCGCGCCCGATGCGCGCACGGTGATCAACGCGCGCAGCGGCTGGCTGCTGGCCTTCGGCGCGGCCGCGTCCTTGTGGACCGTCGGCGGGCTGGTGGAGACGATCCGCGACATCCTGCGCCGCGCCTATGGCACGCGGCCGACCCGCAGCTTCTGGTGGTATCGCCTGACCTCGGCCGGGATCATCGTCGGCGCGGTGCTGCTGCTGGTGGCGGGGCTGCTGACCCAGGTCCTGATCGGCGCGATCGAGGAAGCGATCGACGTATGGTTCCCGCAATTGCTGCATGTGGTCGATGCGCTGGCGCTGTCGCGAATCGTGCCGGTGGCGGCGGTCTATTGCTCGATCTTCCTGCTGTTCCTGTCGCTCACCCCCCACCGTTACCGCGGCAAGCGCTATCATAAATGGCCCGGCGCGCTGCTGGTGACATTATGGTGGCTGGGGGTGACCATCGCCTTCCCGCCGCTGCTGCGCAGCCTGTTCAGCTACAGCCTGACCTATGGCAGCCTCGCCGGGATCATGATCACGCTTTTCTTTTTCTGGCTCATCGGCTTAGGGATGGTGGCAGGTGCAGAATTGAATGCGGTGCTGGCGGTCTCCCCTGAAGAGGAAAGCGCCGGCATGGTACAGGATAATGAGCAGGAGAAGGCTCGATGA
- a CDS encoding J domain-containing protein → MADPYSTLGVARNASEKEVKSAYRKLAKELHPDTNKDNPKAAERFSEVTRAYDLLSDKDKRAQFDRGEIDADGNPAMPFGMGGGGGFRGASGDPRGYSAQDFGGFGNDGADLGDIFEGLFGGRAGGFGGGGFGGGGFGQRSQPQRPPARGANVQYRLKVPFVDAAAGKDQRITLGDGKTIDLKLPAGVESGTQMRIKGRGESGPGGAGDALVTIEIDNHPFFRRDGSDVRLDLPVTLDEAVGGAKVRVPTVDGAVMLTVAPGSSTGKVLRLKGRGFQTKRGTRGDQLVTLQVEIPEGDADLAKRLEGWRDTRDLRAKFGS, encoded by the coding sequence ATGGCCGATCCCTATTCCACCCTTGGCGTTGCCCGCAATGCGAGCGAGAAGGAGGTCAAGTCCGCCTATCGCAAGCTCGCCAAGGAGCTGCACCCGGACACCAACAAGGACAATCCCAAAGCGGCGGAACGCTTTTCCGAGGTTACCCGCGCCTATGATCTGCTGTCCGACAAGGACAAGCGCGCGCAGTTCGACCGCGGCGAGATCGATGCGGACGGCAATCCGGCGATGCCTTTCGGGATGGGCGGGGGCGGCGGTTTTCGCGGCGCGAGCGGCGACCCGCGCGGCTATTCCGCTCAGGATTTCGGCGGCTTCGGCAATGATGGCGCCGATCTCGGCGATATTTTCGAAGGTCTGTTCGGCGGCCGCGCCGGTGGATTCGGCGGGGGCGGTTTCGGGGGCGGCGGCTTCGGTCAGCGCAGTCAGCCGCAACGCCCGCCTGCGCGCGGCGCGAATGTGCAGTATCGCCTGAAGGTGCCTTTCGTCGATGCCGCGGCCGGCAAGGACCAGCGGATCACCCTGGGCGACGGCAAGACGATCGACCTAAAGCTTCCGGCCGGGGTCGAAAGCGGCACCCAGATGCGGATCAAGGGCCGGGGCGAGAGCGGGCCGGGAGGCGCGGGCGACGCGCTGGTAACGATCGAGATCGACAATCATCCCTTCTTCCGCCGCGACGGCAGCGATGTGCGGCTGGACCTGCCGGTTACGCTCGACGAAGCGGTCGGCGGAGCCAAGGTCAGGGTCCCGACGGTGGACGGGGCGGTGATGCTGACCGTCGCGCCCGGCAGCAGCACCGGCAAGGTCCTGCGGCTCAAGGGCCGGGGCTTTCAGACCAAGCGCGGCACCCGCGGCGACCAGCTGGTTACGCTGCAGGTCGAAATCCCCGAAGGTGACGCGGATCTGGCCAAAAGGCTCGAGGGATGGCGTGACACGCGGGATTTGCGCGCTAAGTTCGGGAGCTGA
- the pdxH gene encoding pyridoxamine 5'-phosphate oxidase, whose product MKAGQDAIPDTDPFGLFERWFAEARVSEPNDSNAMALATATPQGAPSVRMVLLKEHGPRLGDAGGFVFYTNAESRKGGEIRANPQAALLFHWKSLRRQIRIEGSLSEVSPEMADNYFHSRARDSQIGSAASDQSRALDARTTYLDRVENLTARYEGREIPRPPHWTGFLLTPRAIEFWIDREFRLHERRRFVRSGAGWTSSLLYP is encoded by the coding sequence ATGAAAGCCGGGCAGGATGCAATCCCCGATACGGATCCCTTCGGGCTGTTCGAACGGTGGTTCGCTGAGGCGCGCGTGAGCGAACCGAACGATTCGAACGCGATGGCGCTTGCAACCGCCACGCCCCAGGGTGCGCCCTCGGTGCGGATGGTGCTGCTCAAGGAACATGGGCCGCGGCTCGGCGATGCGGGCGGCTTCGTGTTCTACACCAATGCCGAAAGCCGCAAGGGCGGCGAGATCCGCGCCAATCCGCAGGCGGCGCTGCTGTTCCACTGGAAGAGCCTGCGCCGGCAGATCAGGATCGAAGGGTCGCTTTCGGAAGTTTCGCCCGAGATGGCCGATAATTACTTCCACAGCCGTGCGCGCGATTCGCAGATCGGTTCGGCCGCGTCGGACCAGTCGCGCGCGCTCGATGCGCGCACGACCTATCTCGACCGGGTCGAAAATCTGACCGCGCGTTACGAAGGGCGGGAAATTCCCCGGCCGCCGCACTGGACCGGCTTCCTGCTGACTCCGCGCGCGATCGAATTCTGGATCGACCGCGAATTCCGCCTGCACGAACGGCGGCGGTTCGTACGCAGCGGCGCCGGCTGGACCAGCAGCCTGCTCTATCCATGA